The genomic region ACTCCGGTTCAAATAtcgctcagagcgggtcgagcaggaccaatTACACACACCgtcttttatttttgttatagttCCTTGGATTCTTAACCTGAACTTGCTGGGAGAGCATGGTGACAAAGTTTGTTGATTAAAGAGGCATATAAAACTGAATAAATCAAGACAAATTTTCAGTGTAGGGattctgaatacttttgcaaggcactttAGGTAATATGTGGGTGCATATACACCAGTTAAATCAGAAACTAAACTGTCAAAGCTTCAGCACTTAGAAACTCAATGTAACTAACCGTGCTGAACTGGGATCTATGGTCCAGTCTAGACCCACCACTTCATAACCAGACTCAGAGAGGTCCTCAAGCCCGTAATGACCGTCTTTAGCAAAAACAATCTGGACAAGAAACAGAAAAGACAGGAGGTACAGGAGTCAGTGCAGATATATTCCCATTGTGACTCCCATTTCTGAAGTGAGATGCCTGCATGAAGATCTGAGCTGATACTGACAACAAGTGGAAAATTACAGCATTACAAGTAGTATGTAGCATGTGGTTGGCACAATACAGCTATCATTAATGGGCTATGGATACATTTATCCccaaaaatggtaacactttataataagatatttaaacataatataaatgtttataacatcacataacatagaaaatataataatatagttGATTATAAgataatataacaataatgctTACTAGATCAGTAGTTCATGTACAAACATATATGTTCACTTATATATTTTCAGTATACATTTTAGTAAACCAAGGATATTTGAaagcattataaaatgtaataaagtttgTTAATGGCTTAGGGTTATTACAAGGCGTTAccaaacaaacatttgcaaaagTGGAAAGAGGCAGCAAGTTAAAAACCTGAACTGTTTAAAATATTCCACAATTAAACATCATGGATTTTAAGTTATCAGCTTCTTGCAATTTCACATCCCACGCATGTCATTTTGTGCATTTCTAAGCACACTAAAAAGTGTGCAAGCACAATTAACCTTTCAAATGAACCCATTTGCAGGCTCTACTTACCATAGGCACATTGTCCAAACCAGATTCTTTTATCTTGTTCTTAACACGACACACAATATCTCTCAGATATGGCAGAGAAAACTCTTTAAACTCCACTGGGCCCAAACAACCAGTATGAGACTCAAAAACCTGGAGTGCCTAAAAGAGAAACACACGTATATAGAGTTAATAGCTGCAATGTGTACTATTTTGGGATTTTGGATTTTAcaaatttttacaaaattgtttatttgtaaaaaatgtatttacaaatatGACAAAGGATGTACAGATGCATGAATGTTAAGTGTGCtagagatttttaaaataatgcatATCGGTCTCACCTGAGCTCCAGCTTTCACCTGGCCGAGAAGATACTCCACTATGACATCAGTAAGCTGGCTCAGTAGTTTGTGGCTGGCCTCAGGGTACCTGTAGAGCCAGCGCTTTGCCTTTGAGTGTGTGGTAGAGCCTCCTCCTTCAATCATGTAGGACATTAGAGTCCACTgccattaataaaaaaacatagaattgaTTATGATATAATGCATACAAATTGAGATTAGGGGTCTTCAATCTTTTTCAGAGAGACGAATCAGGGACCTCATTTTGTATAAACTTGAGTGTTGCATGTTAAGCTATAACAAGATAGGTAAAGtttaatgttggcttgacaaagcgtTGTATGAATGTTTAAACTTCTAATGTTTTCTACTTCTCTTTAAAAGTAGAAGTTTGATTGTTATCCAGACAGATACATAcatagatagagaaagagagagagagagagagagagagagagagagagagagagagagagagagagagagagagagagagagggtaggAAATTAAAGCAGATCAAATGGTATGTTCGTGTCATCTTGGAATGATCGTATTTACGAGTTGAGAGCACATGAACTCCACCACAAAGTTGTAATTACAAGTGGGAAACTCAGGATTTTCTTTTAGCCCCGATGTTCAGAGTTCGATTTAGGAATGATGGCGGAAGCAAGatgttattggtaataattcagttttgCTTGTGGATTTTAACTGTCTAGTTTAGTTGTCTGCATTTTCATACTGtcaataaagaataataataaagcttGTCAGAAAATAAGACCaatttagctggtttatgaagcgacaggcttgtgcaacaaaactacatttcccatcattatatgtaGCTGCACGAGAATAATAAAATAGAGCATTTATTAGACATCTAATGTGCAGCTTTCTCTTGATTTTGTTGCATCGGTGCTAAAAAAGCTTCCTGTCTTTGCCAGTatgtgaaaaagagaaaaagatatCTGAAATTGCAAAAACGGTCCGTTCTTTCCGAATAAAACCACCTGAACGCACATCACATCGTGTTTACAATCTCTGACCTCGTAAATATGAACTTCCCAGGATGACTTGAACGCACCAATaggccttttttttctttttctttttccagcTGCTCCAAGTCTGTCAACCATGAACAATAGTCAGCAGACTATTCTATCCTCCATTTTATTGTGTGTGAAACACACAACCGTATGCAGTACATGAATGCGATTACATATACTTTCACACATCATCGATTGATTTTTTCAGATCAGAAATCAGATAAATAAACAGTGGATAAACTAATCACTAACAATCTGAGCATTTAACATGACCAAGAAATCTGCCATTTGAACCAGATTATCAGCATCATAAAGAAAACCGCACCTTGAACTTGACCGCATAAGCAAGATGCCTGAACAATAAATAtactaaaaaaaaaggaaagtgaaTATACAAAAGAAAAACAGTAGGGCCTTAAGCATTTCAACTTAAAAACTCAAAACTCTTGTACTTGCTTCTTTCTGAACACACTACATgcaagtatatacagtactgtgcaaaattcttaggcacataagatgtttcacaaaagcatttgtgttAAGATtgtgttatttatatcttcaactttagtgtgtcaataggaaatataaatgttagactcccaaacattacttttgcaaatagaaaagattcgaatagaagaacagggagccctgcaacagatgtcatagcccccacaaagcccccctactgtacatcgtgtcagtctgagattacataaagagacttctccaagaagcttggaacatcctatctgccaacaaccaagaaaaactgtgtccaggtgtacctaggagaattggtgctgttttaaaggcaaaggtggtcacaccaaatattgatttagcttttttatatttttttatactttgtatgacattaagtgataaatgaaaactatttatgtcattatttttgaagacatcttcactatgcaacatttttcacaagtgcctaaaacttttgcacagtactgtataaacaaatattctcctgacATGATACTTTTTCTTTCAGCTGAACCAACTGGGAAGCAAACTAATAAAAAGGCTCTATTATGCTTCCAAACCTTGCATATCATCATCACACTGAATAACAGGTAGTACAAGAAGTCATCCAGGTTCATGTTGGGCTCCTTATGAATGGACTGACCAACGAGGAAAGCCAGTTTATGGGCATACTGACATGGTGCAGGCACTCGGACAATCCCCTGTCAGTTGTAGTCATGTGGCAGAGTTTGTAGGTAAGTCTCTGCATGTGATCTGGTTTGAGACCGCTGTTATCAAACAGCACGATGTAGTGAGTAGGGGCAACACACCCAAAGTGCACAGTCTGACTGATTATGAAGAAATCATACCACTCTGGATGATTTCTCCGTGTCGATAACTATTCCAGGAGGAGGGTTAGCAAAGAACCTGGATTCACCACCACTACAGACAGCTTGGCTTGTAGTCTTGCCCCATCGTCTTGATGGACTGCATGATCTGAGGGACTTCATAGTCCACCACGCTCTGCAGCATGCCATCCCCAACTTCACCTAGATACACAATAATGTGTGAGGGCAGGGAATTGTTGTTCTTCAGATATGGAATCAATGATCTCTTGACCAAGGTTATGCAAGACACACTTCAAGAACCATCTGGACATGCCCTGATTCAGACTGGTCACCAGTGCTCCGATGGATCTCTTCCCAGCAGCAGTATCATGGTAACAGTCAATGCCTACAATCATCAGCTGCCTCAATGGGATTTCTACATTCAACAGCTCTCCTCCCATTTTGCAATTCATCTGCAAGGCAATCTTGGTGGCCACAGTCATAAATGATTGAGGTTTGCTGATGGTGCGAGACACCACACACTGACTGGGAGTGGGGCAATCCACACACAGGTACTTCTTCACACAGTCATACTTATCCTTTTGATTGGTTGGAAGGATCACCACCACCATCTGAGTTTCAGGTGATACATTCTGTTGTAGGGCTTTCAGTAGAGATTCCTGATGATTCTCATACTCAATCATGATGGCTCTCTGCATGCTGATCCCCATGGGCCCAGCCACTTTGTTGAGAGTCTGAAGCAAAGACTGGGCGACATCCACATTTCGGCATGTGTAGAACATTAACCAGTTGTCCAGACGCATGCAGCTATTTCTTTAGACCAGTGTGCTGCCCATGGGTTATACTCAAACACTCTGCCTCCCTGTGTGATCTTCTCAGAAGGCAGAACTCTTCCATTCATACTTGGTAGCCTGTTCTCAAAGCTCAGACCCCAGGTGCTCAGTTCATTCTGCACATCGGAGTTTCTGTTAATGTTGGAGATTAGACAGTTTACTCTGCCCTCTCTCTGATCCTTCATGATGTTGAAATATGAGCACATCTTATCCGTCAGTCCTGTGAGGTAGCAGAACTCTGGGATGAGCATGGCAGGTCTGGGTGGAGGTCGACCTGCGGGACCGAGTCTCTTCACATGACTGGATTCTCTTGAAGAGGATATTGTAAAACTGCAGGCACACTGGGGAGGATGGCGGCAGTTCATCTGTAAGTGTGACTGTGATCTGCACCTTCTCTCCTTTGTCTGGTTTCACTGCACAAGATGGTCTCAGTGTTGTGCAGTTTATTAGGAAGGAAGAGAATGCCTCCGTCAAAGGAGTATGCTTTGCTCAGAGTCTCTTCATGCTGGAAAAGCAATGACACGACTCCATAGGTGGCTTGAAGTCCACATGATACTGGTACAGAGCCCAAAGGGGCCATGAAATCAGATGCATAAAATTGTCTCTCAGCTCAATGGCAGTGCCTGAAACACCTGTTTTAGACTCTTTGACATGTTCCATGAGCTGGCGAGTGTGGATGCCTGAATCATGAAAATCCCGCCTGCATCCACCTCTCTCCCCAATCTTAACCTGTTTAAAACCTGCAGAAATCTGGACCATTGCTTCTCCACATATTGCTCCAGGTACACTTTTCTGCCTCACCCTCCCCACCAGTTCTCCTTCAGCTGGAGAATGCAGCATTCTGTTGATCCATTTGAACTTTCCggcaatgtaagtctatgggagttTTCTAGATTTTTTAATTGTCGGCTGTGTGCAAACCGTAAGTCTGACAAATTCAAAAAGACATAGCACATTAtgccagaacagtctgaaggtctatgccaaatttggtggatgtagcttgaacaCTCTAGAGGagttacattcatacattttagtcTTGGTTTAggtattttgaagaaaaaaaacaaatccaaaacataaTAACATGGGTACAGTACCATATTCATGTATTTAAATACAGTTAAAATATTCATTATTGATGTTCAGATTAATAAGCTTGTACATCAGATTTAGAAttgaggtcagaagtttacatacactttttatgtaaaaagctttcattttttaaccactccacaggtttaatattagcaaactatagttttggaaagtcatttagggcatctactttgtgcatgacatgagtcatttttccaacaactgtttacagacagattgtttcacttttaattgactatatcacaattccagtgggtccgaTGTTTACATaccctaagttaactgtgcctttaagcagcttggaaaattccagaaaatgatgtcaagcctttaggcaattagccaattagcttctgataggtggtgtactgaaatggaggtgtacctgtggatgtattttaaggcctaccttccaACTCAGTGCCTCTAtgattgacatcatgggaaaaatcaaaagaaatcagccaagacctcagaaaaaaaattgtggacctccaatttccaaatgcctgaaggtaccatgttcatctgtacaaacaatagtacgcaagcataaacaccatgggaccacgcagccatcataccgctcaggaaggaaatgcattctgtcttatagagatgaatgtagtttggtgcgaaaagtgaaaatcaatcccagaaccacAGCAAAGGACcgtgtgaagatactggaggaaacaggtagacaagtatctatatccacagtaaaacaagtcctatatcgacataacctgaaaggctgctcagaaagaaaagagccactgctccaaaactggcataaaaaagccagacttcagtttgcaagtgcacatggggacaaagatcttactttttgtagaaatgtcctctggtttaatggaacaaaaattgaactgtttggggtttttttggaggaaaaagggtgaagcttgcaagacgaagagcaccatcccaaccgtgaagcatgggggtagcagaatcatgttgtgggggtgctttactgtaggactgttgcacttcacaaaatagatggcatcatgaagaaggacaattatgtggatatattgaagcaatatatcaagacatctgccaggaagtcacaaatgggtcttccaaatggacaatgaccacaagcatacctccaaagttgtggcaaaatggcttaagcaaaaaacaaagtcaaggtattggagtggccatcacaaagccctgacctcaatccgataatacatttgtgggcagaactgaaaaagcatgtgcgagcaagaaggcctacaaatctgactctgttacaccagttctgtctggagaaatgggccaaaattccagcaacttattgtgagaagcttgtggaaggctacccaaaatgtttgacccaagttaaacaatttaaaggcaatgctacaaaatattaacaaagtgtatgtaaacttctgacccacagggaatgtgatgaaaggaataaaagctgaaataaataattctctctactattattctgacatttcacattcttaaaataaagtagtaatcctaactaacctaagacagggaatgttttcttcgattaactgtcaggaattgtgaaaaactgagtttaaatgtatttcgctaaggtgtatgtaaacttctgacttcaactgtacataatatatttaaatttttttaccaAATGTGCGAgtgacaattaaacatttaactaAAGAATATTACATTTAGCATCTTTTATTTAGCTTTGGTTAAACATaaatttatattgtatttttacacACATTTTCATCCCCCCAACTCAGTTAATAATTGGTGGACAGCCTGTTGAAGTTTAAGTTTCAGATTGATaaaattatatttgcattaatttaaattaactaATCAAGTTTTTAACAAATAGCCAATCCTGCAacttcttttcaacatttttttcCCTTATTATCTCCCAACTTCTTATGActtaatgtgtatttttaaagCGTTAAAACTGAAAGTGTGGGGATAATTGGTTGGTATTCTCACCGGAGCTCCAGTGAAGCCAATGAGAGGAACCTTTCCCTCTATTTTGTGTCGTGTTAGTGTGATGGCTTTGAAAACATAGTTGAGTTCAGATGACACATCCACTTTAGTCTTAAGTCTCTGTAGATTTTCAGGCTCTTTCAGTGGTTCTGGGAATGTGGGGCCCTTTCCTGGAGTCATCTCCACGTCCATTCCCATGGCCTAGCCATACACATTTCAGATATGAATACCCACACAATGTTCCTTTTTTAGATTTGTGTGTTTCTTTTAAACATAgtttaattacattacattttacatattaCTATGCAGAATGGACGACTCAATTAAAAGACCATGTGTCACTCACCTGAGGCACCACTAGGATGTCAGAGAAGATGATGGCAGCATCAAATGGGAATCGTCTGAGTGGCTGCAAATTTAATATTGAGACTATTAAAAACTCAATATGCTAGAGCCTGAAATCTGTGGCTGCAAAAGGGTGTTCAGTGGTACTGACCTGTAGCGTCAGTTCACAACAAGCTTCAGGGGAGCGACATGTCTCAAAGAAATCTTTCCCTGCTCTGGATTCCCTAAATTCTGTTGAAGAGTTAATAGAGAATGACAGATATACAGAGACACTCTATACTGCACTACACTGGAAatggtgtaaaaaaacaaacaagcatgcattataaatagtttatatatatcAGCTCCTAAGAATATCCTGCAATACACTTGATATTGTGATACAAAAGAATACACACATAATAAATTAACACATGTAACTCCGATGGTACATATCagcacagtatatacagtacaatacatcAGAAATAGTGATTAAAAAGAATATCCACACGTATCTGAGATGGAACATATCAGAAACATACCTGGAAGGTAGCGACCAGCTTGTCTCATGCACCACACTGGAATGTGCTCTACCTCCTCTCCTCGTGCTGCTCTTAGGAATGTGTCATTCTTCAGCTCTGGGAAGTCTTTGGGGCT from Myxocyprinus asiaticus isolate MX2 ecotype Aquarium Trade chromosome 5, UBuf_Myxa_2, whole genome shotgun sequence harbors:
- the LOC127440472 gene encoding uroporphyrinogen decarboxylase-like isoform X1 — translated: MDEDSLILPKDFPELKNDTFLRAARGEEVEHIPVWCMRQAGRYLPEFRESRAGKDFFETCRSPEACCELTLQPLRRFPFDAAIIFSDILVVPQAMGMDVEMTPGKGPTFPEPLKEPENLQRLKTKVDVSSELNYVFKAITLTRHKIEGKVPLIGFTGAPWTLMSYMIEGGGSTTHSKAKRWLYRYPEASHKLLSQLTDVIVEYLLGQVKAGAQALQVFESHTGCLGPVEFKEFSLPYLRDIVCRVKNKIKESGLDNVPMIVFAKDGHYGLEDLSESGYEVVGLDWTIDPSSARVRTGGKVSLQGNMDPCSLYATKDHISEIVKRMLEGFGTKGYIANLGHGLYPDMDPENVGAFVDAVHTHSRQLLNRK
- the LOC127440472 gene encoding uroporphyrinogen decarboxylase-like isoform X2 gives rise to the protein MDEDSLILPKDFPELKNDTFLRAARGEEVEHIPVWCMRQAGRYLPEFRESRAGKDFFETCRSPEACCELTLQPLRRFPFDAAIIFSDILVVPQWTLMSYMIEGGGSTTHSKAKRWLYRYPEASHKLLSQLTDVIVEYLLGQVKAGAQALQVFESHTGCLGPVEFKEFSLPYLRDIVCRVKNKIKESGLDNVPMIVFAKDGHYGLEDLSESGYEVVGLDWTIDPSSARVRTGGKVSLQGNMDPCSLYATKDHISEIVKRMLEGFGTKGYIANLGHGLYPDMDPENVGAFVDAVHTHSRQLLNRK